TCGacccataaataaataactacacttttttttatattaataatcgcATCGATACCGCTACCGCTACCACTACTACCACCAACGTTACTAACGCCACCCATCGCCGTCGTTACCGGTCTCGCCACCAACTGTCGCCTTATCGCCGTTGCATTGCGCTGGTACCATTTTAGTTTTAATAACATGTAtcagttttgttatttttacaatattttatttgatatataaaaaattgtaaGAATATTTGAACATTAAATTTAAGCAATGACCTTTAACTTAATCATaactaatatttaaatttagaaGTGTTCTTCGTATCAGCAATTGAGATGCTCAATTTTTCAATTGACGTTTTAACCAAATTCAAATCCCATAATAAATGAAAGACAATTACATGGATCCATCATTAAGCATGTTGAAAGGTAAGCACACTAACTATGATGTGATGATGATTTCATGATTTCTTAACTTGGAATTAGTGTATATAGCActaattttcttcttttatgatgatttcatgattttttaattaaaccagttccattttttttttctctgtatGTGTTTTACATATCAACATCTCTTATATATCTACGAGTTATTGGAATCCAAAATTTATAAAGAATGACTTTAGGTGTTACTTACCATGTAATCTCTTTaattttagataaaaatatataaagattatatattaacaacatatattaaaatatccAATTAGGTAGTTAGCTTTTCTTTTCTGTCTAATAAAGTTATTGTAATTTTACTTGTCCGACTATACTTACAATTTTACTATTATAATCGGTAAAACTATAGATCGAAGGTTGCAAGATACATCAATGCCTTTTTGAGAATATAGGTTTTGCCatgagttttattttatatatatatatatatgggtgagttattttgagaactcctaaaaaaaaaataactcaagaaccattctggattacacattcttttcttttttttctattttcaattaaataataaaattcacccaaatcattcaaaatgttctaactcacaaaccgtaaatcgttagataaaacaaaaagcatgggtagtcttaaaatttcgtcctctttcattagagatccaattcgatatacttttaatgactttttaattttcgttttctttttggtagttacacataacttacacatgtgtaggttgaacaaaaattatgattcggaacgggcttcgcccttaaggatattcataaaccaaagctagtggggtgataggtcatacagggtgatagatcatagggggtgaccagtgaggggtgatctacctaacgggctccgcccttagccgctattcctccgccatggactgacgggctccgtccttggctatCATGGCTCTGcaatggattgacgggctccgcccttgaccttcattgttgtgtacatatgttcatttactaatttacatgtgaaaacaatgatcttacacattacacatgtgtaggatgaacgcgatgggaaaaataaacaaaaattaaaaagtcgtcaaaattatattgaattggatctctaatgaaagaggacgaaattttaagactacccatgctttttgtttcgtctaacgatttacggtttatgagataaaacatttttaaatgatttgggtgaattttcttatttaatggaagagagagaaaatataaaaaaatgaatggtcCAAAATTGGTCTcgcgtttttttttatttgtgagttatCAAATAATCCttcccccccccctctctctctctctctctatatatatatatatatatatatatatacattttgcaCCTTACTTTGAATTATTTATCATGGTTTTTCAAAATTGTCTCCTATAACTTTTACTTTTCTAATATCGCACCCGAGTAAAATAGGTCACATACCAAAACTATGTTGTGCAAAGTCACACATATTGCTAATGctaggataaaaaaaaaagttattttttcgaataatattataataattacttATAcagattaaaaaattattatcaaaatgaaaatataaataataaaacatttttcTATCTTATGATCTTTTTGTTCTAACATACTACTTATGTTTGAGTtaaaagagtaaaaataaaacatgaatTTTATCTATATACATCTATTTTAGGTTGTATTCTATTTAATCACGTATCCgtgttacatacttacatgtaCAACTGAATATGAATCAGTCTTTTTTTACCGCTTAAGAGGAATCACTCTTTCGTTGAAGGGGTGTATATATATGCTCTCCAACAAAAGTGAACAAGTTCAATTGTTGAACAAGACAATGGACAATATTACTAATTTTAAATTCATATCGAACCAGGCGACagacttttaaacataataTCCAATTAGAAATAAACACCCGCGCGTTGCCGTGGAGTTTTTATAGTAACGTCATGGACAATGATTCATTAAGTTTAAACACGTTGCCGCAGATTATATTACACACCTTGCGGCGAGACTCAAGTAGATTATCTTTTCAGATGacaatgttttggtacaaatttgataaagtcaccaataaacatttatttgacattgtaacaataaagcattttattgataggctaaaatgtaaaagataaaaactttagggggttaaaaggtaaagatgtaaaagttgatgggctaaactgtaaatagaaaaaactttgggggttaaaaataaagagaaaactttagggagttaaaatgtaaagtagtaaaaggtgatgggtttaaatgtaaaaggtaaaatctttagagggttaaaaggtaaagagttCAAAGTTGCATGTATGTGTAGTTATACCATGTACataaaaacttgtaaaaaaccagttggtttttagtatatatataaatgtgtcCACAATGAATAGTATATTTAAGATTATCTTTAGTTTAATTTAACTTAATAGTTTAAGTTTTTTCACGTTGTTATTAATACATGTCATTTTGTTTtccaacaaaacaaataaaacaaaaaatgcgttcaaattgtattttcttaaaataatttttcaagaaaataaaaatcctTGTTCCATTATTTgaactaaaattagaaaaatgtttttttttcttttatattttttgttttccaaactAATAAGATGgagaaatagaaaataaaaacaagtgaacttgaacatgttttctaagatggaaaaatgaaaattgcattttttattttgaacacgtttttaaaattttcaaaggtttttCAAGAAATGAAAAACTCTATTCATTTTTTAGAacattgaaaattaaaaactagaaaacattttcttgaactaaacacACTTTTACATTACTAAAAATCTAAAACTACATTAATCATAgaatttaaacataaaacaagtGACGTTTTCTCGAACTAAACGCGTCATatgtattttaaagtttttttagtTCATAATAAAATGTAGTAGTTCAAACTTCAAAACAATAATTTgtttaaccatttttttttttggaaaaatggaaaatttattattatttctagtTCGTATTACATTGTCTTTCGTCACGTTGAAAACCGGATTTTAACACTGAAGTGCCGTATTGGTGTCATGCTTGACTCAGCCCGTACATGTTAAAAATCCAGCCAGCCATCCTAGGATACTTTTTAAAGAGTGAGTGAGTCAGTCAGTCAGTCAGAGATCCCATCGTAAACCAGGCGGCAATTTCAATTACGTCACCTGCACTCCATCTCACAATCTTcttacatcaataaataaattaattaataaataataatacagtcCACAGAGTCCACCCTGTAACCTCTTAACAGACAGTTCATTCATACATCCCCAAATTCTACCAAACCCTAACTGTATATATTCTTCTTATACCTATTACAACTCTTTCATCTACAAatgtaattatattatatatttgttttctatatctatatatatataatcatatatatatatatatacacacacacacttactgTCAAAAAAGATTCCAATTCCCTCCTATTCCAACTATACAATAACAGAaccttcttattattattttagatcTGAAATTTGTATACTTCATTTAGCTCAGATCAATTTGACCGActaaaaatcaataaaacagttGGCGCAATGgacggcggtggcggtggtgattcacaagcagcagcagcagcaatgAAGCTCGAATCACCGGTCCGACCGGATCACGGTTTCAATTTGGATCCACCGGATGTCTCTGTTTCTTCTCCTGTAACTAGACAGAAAGCTGCTGCTGCTAAACAGTTGATTGAAAATCATTATAAGAATTACTTACAAGGTTTACAGGATCGTAAAGAAAGGttcattatctatatctatatataatctatatgtataatgtattgtTATCGATGAACTTGAGGTAGTTATAATTGATAATTCATAATTTTGAGTAAGTGATGGAATATGTGATGGTGATTGGATCGCAGACGGAGAGCGTTGCAGAGACGAGCCGCGGAGGCGCAAGTATCGAGTGAGGAAGAGGAACAAATGTTAAGGAATTTGGAGAAAAAAGAGACCGAGTATATGAGATTGCAGAGGCATAAGATTGGGATTGATGATTTCGAGCTTTTGACTTTGATTGGCAAAGGTGCTTTTGGCGAGGTATAGATATTATACACTAATCTGATTAGAATTAGATTAACTGTTTTATTTGAACCATAATGTTGTTAGTAGAAGTTGATTGTAACTGCTATGAGATCACATCTTGTGGTAATATTGGTGAAAACCGAAGACTATGAATCTAGTCGCTGAAATTGATTGGTGGATACTGCTATGGATGTATGTTGTTTTTGGTAGAACTGAACCTATAGTGATTGTTTGACTGTGGTATGCAGGTTAGGTTATGTCGTGCTAAAACTACGGGAGAAGTTTTTGCAATGAAGAAGCTGAAGAAATCGGAGATGCTTAGTCGTGGTCAGGTATGCTTACAAAGTAGTAATGTTTTCTGGTATTCCCGTCTTCCAGTTTAGGAATACGTAGGTAGTATTGTTTGGATAATATGAAATAATATGCGATTTATGTGTTTTTGTACTGGCGGTATTTGTAATAGTTTAGTGTAATGCTGTCTCAAGTCTATGGTCTATCCATTAGTATTATTCTTTACCCTCAGTTTCTAGTGTTTTAATGGCTGAGAAGTGTTTGATTCACTGAGCAGTGGAGATCATgatcataaatataattatgtaaGTTAATGGATTAAATTGGCTGATAGCATCTAGTTTTATTTGTACTTAGGTTGAGCATGTTCGATCTGAGAGGAATTTGCTTGTGGAGGTTGATAGCCGATGCATTGTAAAACTATTCTATTCTTTTCAAGATGCTGATTACTTGTACCTTATCATGGAGTATTTACCCGGAGGTGATATTATGACTTTACTAATGAGAGAGGACATTCTTTCTGAAGACGTTGCTCGATTTTACATGGCTGAAAGTATCATGGCCATTCATTCTATTCACCAGCACAACTACATTCATAGGTATCATTAGTCACAAATGTAGAATATATCTCAACTATATTCAGTACCCTGAGCCTTTACATCCAAATCACTCTTTTGAAGATTTGCGTAAATGGAAAATAACATTGGCTGAACAACTTTTCACTTGTAGGGACATCAAACCAGATAACCTGATTCTAGACAAGAATGGCCATCTAAAGCTGTCTGATTTTGGTTTATGTAAGCCCCTAGAAAGTAAATTTTCATCAATATTGTtgaatgatgaagattatgCTAATCAGGGCCCCATTAACGACAATGATGGACAGCAAGTTCCTTGGTTAATGCCAAAGGAAAAATTGCAACAGTGGAAGCGTAACCGACGTGCCTTGGTACTACTTTCAGTAACATCTGGTTTTTTTACTCTTCTCCTGAAATCAAGATCCTGTCAATGTCTCAATGACTTTGAACTTTGTTTAGATTCGATTCCCAAGCTATCGTAACTTAAACAGTAACGCTTCTTGCAAAACTTCGTTCTGT
The Erigeron canadensis isolate Cc75 chromosome 2, C_canadensis_v1, whole genome shotgun sequence DNA segment above includes these coding regions:
- the LOC122590074 gene encoding serine/threonine-protein kinase tricornered, producing the protein MDGGGGGDSQAAAAAMKLESPVRPDHGFNLDPPDVSVSSPVTRQKAAAAKQLIENHYKNYLQGLQDRKERRRALQRRAAEAQVSSEEEEQMLRNLEKKETEYMRLQRHKIGIDDFELLTLIGKGAFGEVRLCRAKTTGEVFAMKKLKKSEMLSRGQVEHVRSERNLLVEVDSRCIVKLFYSFQDADYLYLIMEYLPGGDIMTLLMREDILSEDVARFYMAESIMAIHSIHQHNYIHRDIKPDNLILDKNGHLKLSDFGLCKPLESKFSSILLNDEDYANQGPINDNDGQQVPWLMPKEKLQQWKRNRRALAYSTVGTLDYMAPEVLLKKGYGMECDWWSLGAIMYEMLIGYPPFCSDDPRMTCRKIINWRTCLKFPEEPKVSKEARDLICHLLCDVESRLGTGGVDEIKAHPWFNGVKWEMLYEMDAAYKPIVTGELDTQNFEKFPEVEDPQSAVPRVGPWRKMLTSKDSNFIGYTFKKSDMLKSVGTSGIDMRANGASKPPSLVSLFGHMDLKGTALPEEEQEPKS